Proteins found in one Triticum aestivum cultivar Chinese Spring chromosome 4D, IWGSC CS RefSeq v2.1, whole genome shotgun sequence genomic segment:
- the LOC123096892 gene encoding glutaredoxin-C10, with the protein MEQVTKLASERAVVVFTSSRCCICHSVTSLLSGLGVHAAVYELDKDPRGREMERELARRLGRGPPVVPAVFIGGNLVGGTKRVMEMHLAGELVPMLKAAGALWL; encoded by the coding sequence ATGGAGCAGGTGACGAAGCTGGCGTCTGAGCGGGCGGTAGTGGTGTTCACGTCGAGCAGATGCTGCATCTGCCACTCCGTGACGTCCCTTCTCAGCGGCCTCGGCGTCCACGCAGCGGTGTACGAGCTGGACAAGGATCCCCGGGGCAGGGAGATGGAGAGGGAGCTCGCTAGGAGACTTGGCCGCGGCCCGCCGGTGGTTCCAGCGGTGTTCATCGGCGGGAACCTTGTCGGTGGCACCAAAAGGGTCATGGAGATGCACCTCGCCGGCGAGCTCGTGCCCATGCTCAAGGCCGCCGGCGCGCTCTGGCTCTAG